From the genome of Haloterrigena sp. KLK7, one region includes:
- a CDS encoding phosphopantetheine adenylyltransferase, giving the protein MDVALGGTFDPVHDGHRRLFERAFELGDVTVGLTSDELAPKTRHVERRVRSFDERKEALEAELESFAADHDRQFEVRCLEEPTGIATEPQFDYLVVSPETKDGGERINEIRRERGHDPLEVVVVPHVRAEDGDIISSTRIVEGEIDEHGNVRDEGDDAAEAN; this is encoded by the coding sequence ATGGACGTCGCGCTTGGTGGGACGTTCGACCCCGTCCACGACGGCCACCGTCGGCTGTTCGAACGGGCGTTCGAACTCGGAGACGTGACTGTGGGACTGACGAGCGACGAACTCGCACCGAAGACACGACACGTCGAACGCCGCGTCAGATCGTTCGACGAACGGAAGGAAGCGCTGGAGGCGGAGCTCGAGTCGTTCGCCGCGGACCACGACCGGCAGTTCGAGGTGCGGTGTCTCGAGGAACCGACCGGCATCGCGACCGAACCGCAGTTCGACTATCTGGTCGTCTCGCCGGAGACGAAAGACGGCGGCGAGCGGATCAACGAGATCCGTCGGGAGCGCGGCCACGACCCCCTCGAGGTCGTCGTCGTGCCGCACGTCCGCGCGGAGGACGGCGATATCATCTCGAGCACCCGAATCGTCGAAGGCGAGATCGACGAACACGGAAACGTGCGCGACGAAGGGGACGACGCGGCCGAAGCCAACTGA
- a CDS encoding transcription initiation factor IIB family protein encodes MHSARDRIEYEPWLEELDRIADRLELSTEARSCAVDLFLTDVPEDDRSKRAVLAASVYAGSLVAGEGRTQGAVADAADVSRLSIQSRWKDLLETAGLEPPRW; translated from the coding sequence ATGCACAGCGCGCGGGACCGGATCGAATACGAACCGTGGCTCGAGGAACTCGATCGGATCGCCGATCGACTGGAGCTATCGACCGAGGCGCGGTCGTGTGCGGTGGATCTCTTCCTGACTGACGTTCCCGAGGACGACCGATCGAAGCGAGCCGTCCTCGCGGCCAGCGTCTACGCCGGGTCGCTCGTCGCCGGCGAGGGCCGAACGCAGGGCGCCGTCGCCGACGCTGCGGACGTTTCGCGGCTCTCGATCCAGTCTCGCTGGAAGGACCTGCTCGAAACCGCGGGCCTCGAGCCGCCGCGGTGGTGA